Proteins encoded within one genomic window of Ideonella dechloratans:
- the ftsB gene encoding cell division protein FtsB, giving the protein MRALPIVLTALLLVVQAELWFGRGGVSHVMELQREVAAQRAANDQARTHNERLQAEVTDLREGLEMVEEKARMELGMIRPDEMLVVVAPNVTH; this is encoded by the coding sequence ATGCGTGCCCTGCCGATTGTCCTGACCGCCTTGCTGCTGGTCGTGCAGGCCGAACTCTGGTTCGGCCGGGGCGGGGTGTCGCACGTGATGGAGTTGCAGCGCGAAGTGGCCGCGCAGCGCGCCGCCAACGACCAGGCCCGCACGCACAACGAGCGCCTGCAGGCCGAAGTGACCGACCTGCGCGAAGGGTTGGAGATGGTCGAGGAAAAGGCCCGCATGGAACTGGGCATGATCCGGCCCGACGAGATGCTGGTGGTGGTCGCCCCCAACGTCACCCACTGA
- the pnuC gene encoding nicotinamide riboside transporter PnuC → MDALHDLVGLWLQPAFSLWGSPITWTELLACALSLWMVGCNMRVHPLGWPLAIVSSLLYAALFLHYRLYGEASLQLVFVALAAWGWWEWLNGRGEDGQRLTVHRLGARARLQATLLTVAAWPLLGLLLHRMTDSDVPFLDALPTVGSVAGQILLGRKLIENWPVWVAVNLVSVGLFAYKGLWLTVLLYGLFALLAVWGWRRWQALEGQVHG, encoded by the coding sequence ATGGATGCACTGCACGACCTGGTCGGCCTCTGGCTGCAGCCGGCCTTCTCGCTCTGGGGCAGCCCCATCACCTGGACCGAGCTGCTGGCCTGCGCACTCTCCCTCTGGATGGTGGGCTGCAACATGCGCGTGCACCCGCTGGGCTGGCCGCTGGCCATCGTGAGCTCCCTGCTCTACGCCGCACTCTTCCTGCACTACCGCCTCTACGGCGAAGCCAGCCTGCAGCTGGTCTTCGTGGCGCTGGCGGCCTGGGGCTGGTGGGAGTGGCTGAACGGCCGCGGCGAGGATGGCCAGAGGCTGACCGTGCACCGCCTGGGCGCCCGCGCTCGACTGCAGGCCACACTGCTCACCGTCGCAGCCTGGCCCCTGCTGGGCCTGCTGCTGCACCGCATGACCGACAGCGATGTCCCCTTCCTCGACGCCCTGCCCACCGTGGGCAGCGTGGCCGGACAGATCCTGCTGGGACGCAAGCTGATCGAGAACTGGCCGGTGTGGGTGGCGGTGAACCTGGTGAGCGTCGGACTCTTCGCCTACAAGGGACTGTGGCTCACCGTGCTGCTCTATGGGCTGTTCGCCCTGCTGGCCGTCTGGGGCTGGCGGCGCTGGCAGGCCCTGGAGGGGCAAGTCCATGGCTGA
- a CDS encoding AAA family ATPase — MADTGRIVAIVGAESTGKSTLARALAEALPALTGWRCTWVPEVLREWCEAAGRTPREDEQAEIAAEQARRIEAAARTHALVLADTTPLMTAVYHHQVFGSSALDAQALAWQQRHCNITLLTALDLPWQADGLQRDGPHVRQPVDTRLRQLLVGHGLPFTVVAGQGPRRTDAALDALGMLWRRQASPSSAPRAAGLFSRLDEREARQPAWQWTCSDCDQPDCEHLAFQRR; from the coding sequence ATGGCTGACACCGGCCGCATCGTGGCCATCGTCGGGGCCGAGAGCACCGGCAAGAGCACGCTGGCCCGCGCCCTGGCCGAGGCCCTGCCCGCGCTGACCGGCTGGCGATGCACCTGGGTGCCCGAGGTGCTGCGCGAGTGGTGCGAGGCCGCGGGTCGCACGCCGCGTGAAGACGAACAGGCCGAGATCGCCGCCGAGCAGGCCCGGCGCATTGAAGCGGCGGCCCGCACGCATGCCCTGGTGCTGGCCGACACGACACCGCTGATGACCGCCGTCTACCACCACCAGGTCTTCGGCAGCAGCGCGCTGGATGCACAGGCCCTGGCCTGGCAGCAGCGGCACTGCAACATCACGCTGCTCACCGCACTGGATCTGCCCTGGCAGGCCGATGGCCTGCAACGGGACGGCCCCCATGTGCGCCAGCCGGTGGACACACGCCTGCGCCAGTTGCTGGTGGGACACGGCCTGCCCTTCACGGTGGTGGCCGGCCAGGGGCCGCGCCGCACCGATGCGGCCCTGGATGCTCTGGGCATGCTGTGGCGGCGGCAGGCGAGCCCATCGAGCGCTCCGCGCGCGGCCGGTCTGTTCAGCCGTCTGGACGAGCGCGAGGCCCGTCAGCCGGCCTGGCAATGGACCTGCAGCGACTGCGACCAGCCGGACTGCGAGCACCTCGCCTTCCAGCGCCGCTGA
- the hslO gene encoding Hsp33 family molecular chaperone HslO, which produces MSELHKFLFEGLPVRGMLVRLTDSWREVLARREEAGEFPAPVRALLGEMAAASSLMQANIKFNGALILQVFGDGPVKLAVAESRSDLGFRVTAKVVGDVPEDARLEAMLNVHGQGRCAITLDPQDRLPGQQPYQGVVPLHGDQREPLQQLSQVLEHYMLQSEQLDTRLVLAANDDIAAGLLIQRLPVEGEGNLGGRRNEDDIGLSEAFNRIAHLASTLTRDELLTLDADTVLRRLFWEEPLQRFEPLAPRFSCTCSTERVKGMLTSLGPDEVQDILAEQGQVEVGCDFCGRQYRFDAVDVGELFTPGQNQPPGSSTVH; this is translated from the coding sequence ATGAGCGAACTCCACAAATTCCTGTTCGAAGGCTTGCCGGTGCGCGGCATGCTGGTCCGATTGACCGACAGCTGGCGCGAGGTCTTGGCCCGGCGCGAAGAGGCCGGTGAGTTTCCCGCGCCGGTGCGCGCGCTGCTGGGGGAGATGGCGGCGGCGTCCTCGCTGATGCAGGCCAACATCAAGTTCAACGGCGCCCTGATCCTGCAGGTCTTCGGCGACGGCCCGGTCAAGCTGGCGGTGGCCGAGTCGCGCTCGGACCTGGGCTTTCGCGTGACGGCCAAGGTGGTGGGCGATGTGCCGGAGGATGCCCGGCTGGAGGCCATGCTCAACGTCCATGGCCAGGGCCGCTGCGCGATCACGCTCGATCCCCAGGACCGCCTGCCCGGCCAGCAGCCCTACCAGGGCGTGGTGCCGCTGCACGGCGACCAGCGCGAGCCGCTGCAGCAGCTCTCCCAGGTGCTGGAGCACTACATGCTGCAGTCCGAACAGCTCGACACCCGCCTGGTGCTGGCCGCCAACGACGACATCGCTGCCGGCCTGCTGATCCAGCGTCTGCCGGTCGAGGGCGAGGGCAATCTGGGCGGGCGTCGCAACGAGGACGACATCGGCCTGTCCGAGGCCTTCAACCGCATCGCCCACCTGGCCAGCACGCTGACCCGGGACGAGCTGTTGACCCTGGACGCCGACACCGTGCTGCGCCGCCTCTTCTGGGAGGAGCCGCTGCAGCGCTTCGAGCCGCTGGCGCCGCGCTTCTCGTGCACCTGCTCGACCGAGCGGGTCAAGGGCATGTTGACCAGCCTGGGGCCTGACGAGGTGCAGGACATCCTGGCCGAGCAGGGGCAGGTGGAGGTGGGCTGCGACTTCTGCGGCCGGCAGTACCGCTTCGATGCCGTCGATGTGGGCGAACTGTTCACCCCCGGGCAGAACCAGCCGCCCGGTTCGTCCACGGTGCACTGA
- a CDS encoding ferritin-like domain-containing protein, producing the protein MELRTQALKVLCETDPTRKAEQARALYLAPPPLDTEMRLSAPQGLPGRPDRPLLVPADQVPTRSPFTPLGRAALLHAICHIEFNAINLALDALWRFPGMPQDFYRNWLQVAGEEALHFSLLREHLRSLGHDYGDFDAHDGLWQMAERTRDDVLARMALVPRTLEARGLDATPPIQAKLRKAGDLRAVEILDIVLRDEIGHVAIGNRWYRWLCEARALDPVDLYPTLVARYEAPRLRRPFNLEAREAAGFSPEELAWLDQDGAPGPVRHTP; encoded by the coding sequence ATGGAACTGAGGACACAGGCGCTCAAGGTTTTGTGCGAGACCGACCCGACGCGCAAGGCCGAGCAGGCGCGGGCGCTGTACCTCGCGCCCCCGCCGCTGGACACCGAGATGAGGCTGTCGGCGCCCCAGGGCCTGCCCGGCCGGCCAGACCGCCCTCTTTTGGTGCCCGCCGACCAGGTGCCCACCCGATCCCCGTTCACGCCTCTGGGCCGGGCTGCGCTGCTGCACGCCATCTGCCACATAGAATTCAACGCCATCAACCTGGCCCTGGATGCGCTCTGGCGCTTCCCTGGCATGCCGCAGGACTTCTACCGCAACTGGCTGCAGGTGGCCGGCGAGGAGGCCCTGCACTTCAGCCTGCTGCGCGAGCACCTGCGCAGCCTGGGCCACGACTACGGCGACTTCGACGCCCATGACGGCCTGTGGCAGATGGCCGAACGCACCCGCGACGACGTGCTGGCCCGCATGGCCCTGGTGCCGCGCACGCTGGAGGCCCGCGGCCTGGACGCCACGCCCCCCATCCAGGCCAAGTTGCGCAAGGCCGGCGACCTGCGTGCGGTGGAGATCCTGGACATCGTCCTGCGCGACGAGATCGGCCATGTGGCCATCGGCAACCGCTGGTACCGCTGGCTGTGCGAAGCCCGTGCGCTGGACCCGGTGGACCTCTATCCCACCCTGGTCGCCCGCTACGAGGCCCCGCGGCTGCGCCGCCCCTTCAACCTGGAAGCCCGCGAGGCGGCCGGCTTCTCGCCCGAGGAACTGGCCTGGCTCGACCAGGACGGCGCCCCTGGTCCGGTGCGCCACACACCATGA
- a CDS encoding basic amino acid ABC transporter substrate-binding protein codes for MSSMSTRHFLKLASTLAVGLVLAACSKQEPAAPVEAASAPASEPAPVKVYTVGTDAAYAPFEYQNEKGEIVGFSVDLLNAVAEKGGFQVKFINTPWEGIFNALTQGDRDLLISSITITDERKQTMDFSDPYFDAIQLIAVKADSKVAKFEDLKKLKVGVQTGTTGDEVVTKLQGKTSTLIKRFESTPLALKELEAGGVDAVVADNGVVIHYVANNPDAKFKTVADTKSFAPEQYGIAVKKGNAELLALINKGLAAVKADGTYAAIYKKTFGTEPPAAAAPASAASN; via the coding sequence ATGTCTTCCATGAGTACCCGTCATTTTCTGAAACTCGCCAGCACGCTGGCAGTGGGTCTGGTCCTGGCCGCCTGCAGCAAGCAGGAGCCGGCCGCCCCGGTCGAAGCGGCCTCCGCCCCGGCCTCCGAACCCGCGCCCGTCAAGGTCTACACGGTCGGCACCGACGCCGCCTACGCGCCGTTCGAGTACCAGAACGAGAAGGGCGAGATCGTCGGCTTCTCGGTCGATCTGCTCAATGCCGTGGCCGAAAAGGGTGGCTTCCAGGTCAAGTTCATCAACACCCCCTGGGAAGGCATCTTCAATGCGCTGACCCAGGGCGACCGTGACCTGCTGATCTCGTCGATCACCATCACCGACGAGCGCAAGCAGACCATGGACTTCTCCGACCCGTACTTCGATGCGATCCAGCTGATCGCAGTGAAGGCCGACTCCAAGGTCGCCAAGTTCGAGGACCTGAAGAAGCTGAAGGTGGGCGTGCAGACCGGCACCACCGGTGACGAAGTCGTGACCAAGCTGCAGGGCAAGACCTCCACGCTGATCAAGCGCTTCGAGTCCACCCCGCTGGCCCTGAAGGAACTGGAAGCCGGCGGCGTGGACGCCGTGGTGGCCGACAACGGCGTGGTGATCCACTACGTGGCCAACAACCCGGATGCCAAGTTCAAGACCGTGGCCGACACCAAGTCCTTCGCGCCCGAGCAGTACGGTATCGCGGTGAAGAAGGGCAATGCCGAGCTGCTGGCCCTGATCAACAAGGGTCTGGCTGCCGTGAAGGCCGATGGCACCTACGCCGCGATCTACAAGAAGACCTTCGGCACCGAACCGCCGGCCGCCGCTGCACCGGCCTCGGCCGCATCGAACTGA
- a CDS encoding amino acid ABC transporter permease: protein MDLRWDILAGYGPLFLEGLWTTIELTLVAIACGLALGVLLGLISSSRDAPPPKSVALRWVLKGVRGLALAYVTFFRGTPLFVQILLVHFAVMPALIHPDHGLLLSGEAARQFRQDHGAFFSGAVALSLNAGAYISEIFRAGIQSIHQGQTQASWSLGLTHGQTMRYVVLPQAFRRMVPALVNEGVALIKDSSLVSAIGLAELALAARTVAGAYSRYWEPYLAISALYLALTMLLSLAARKLEAPSHLRGR, encoded by the coding sequence GTGGATTTGCGTTGGGACATTCTGGCGGGCTACGGCCCGCTGTTTCTGGAAGGCCTCTGGACCACGATCGAGCTCACCCTGGTGGCCATCGCCTGCGGGTTGGCATTGGGCGTGCTCCTGGGCCTGATCAGCAGTTCGCGGGACGCGCCACCACCCAAGTCGGTGGCGCTGCGCTGGGTGCTCAAGGGCGTGCGGGGCCTGGCCCTGGCCTATGTGACCTTCTTCCGTGGCACGCCGCTGTTCGTGCAGATCCTGCTGGTTCACTTCGCGGTGATGCCGGCGCTGATCCACCCGGACCACGGCCTGCTGCTCTCGGGTGAGGCGGCTCGCCAGTTCCGGCAGGACCACGGTGCCTTCTTCTCGGGTGCCGTGGCCTTGAGCCTGAACGCCGGCGCCTACATCTCCGAGATCTTCCGGGCCGGCATCCAGAGCATCCACCAAGGCCAGACCCAGGCGTCCTGGAGCCTGGGCCTGACGCATGGCCAGACCATGCGCTATGTGGTGCTGCCCCAGGCCTTCCGGCGCATGGTGCCGGCCCTGGTGAACGAAGGGGTGGCCCTGATCAAGGACTCGTCCCTGGTCTCGGCCATCGGTCTGGCGGAGCTGGCCCTGGCCGCGCGGACGGTGGCCGGCGCCTACTCCCGCTACTGGGAGCCCTACCTGGCCATCTCGGCCCTGTATCTGGCGCTGACCATGCTGCTGTCGCTGGCGGCACGCAAACTGGAAGCCCCCAGCCACCTGCGTGGCCGTTGA
- a CDS encoding MarC family protein, with the protein MDHTFVSAFVLLLLVLDPFGSLPIFVAVFKGVAPERRTRVAIREVLIAFFVLLGFMLSGEGFLRLMHLSERSLEVAGGVILMIIAIRMIFASGGEIYATDGDREPMIFPLAVPLLAGPSAMATVLLLASRQPERLAYWIGALTLAMIVCGAVMVLAEPIRRWIGSQMVNAIEKLMGLVLTAIAVEMVLAGLKRYFFDPS; encoded by the coding sequence ATGGACCACACCTTTGTCTCCGCTTTCGTTCTCTTGCTGCTGGTGCTCGACCCGTTCGGCAGCCTGCCGATCTTCGTCGCCGTGTTCAAGGGCGTCGCCCCCGAACGCCGCACCCGCGTGGCCATCCGCGAGGTGCTGATCGCCTTCTTCGTCCTGCTGGGTTTCATGCTGTCGGGCGAGGGCTTCCTGCGCCTGATGCACCTGTCGGAGCGCTCCCTGGAGGTGGCCGGTGGCGTGATCCTGATGATCATCGCCATCCGCATGATCTTCGCCAGTGGTGGCGAGATCTATGCCACCGACGGTGACCGCGAGCCCATGATCTTCCCGCTGGCCGTGCCCTTGCTGGCGGGCCCCTCGGCCATGGCCACGGTGCTGCTGCTGGCTTCGCGTCAGCCCGAGCGGCTGGCCTACTGGATCGGCGCCCTGACCCTGGCCATGATCGTCTGCGGGGCGGTGATGGTGCTGGCCGAGCCGATTCGCCGCTGGATCGGCTCGCAGATGGTCAATGCCATCGAGAAGCTGATGGGGCTGGTGCTGACGGCCATCGCGGTCGAGATGGTGCTGGCCGGCCTCAAGCGTTATTTCTTCGATCCCAGCTGA
- a CDS encoding porin, translated as MKKSLVLTAIAATLAAPAFAQSSVTIYGRLNVSVESFKFDGASKRDWQQVDNSSRIGFAGEEDLGGGNKAIFKIEHGFDASTGTVKGERFWGRESTVGLATRYGTVKLGNLDNNEAYHATADYVSWVNHDTGTTADVLYRGPNYYGSLQNSVSYNTPDLNGFVGWVQTGEAYGGEKSKPLALAAYYDRGALHLGAGYDKHGDDKVSTVRANYDLGAFGVGGYFSHATGSYEFNTWRLVGMYTLGANEFHLNYGGTNKVTIAGLGEASKAWQATAGYNYNLSKRTKVYAFVTKVKDDDGAFTGTFNDFGVGVRHNF; from the coding sequence ATGAAGAAATCTCTCGTCCTGACCGCGATCGCGGCCACCCTGGCGGCTCCCGCCTTTGCTCAAAGCTCGGTGACCATCTATGGTCGTCTGAACGTGTCCGTCGAAAGCTTCAAGTTCGACGGCGCCAGCAAGCGCGACTGGCAGCAAGTGGACAACTCGTCCCGCATCGGCTTCGCCGGTGAAGAAGACCTGGGCGGCGGCAACAAGGCCATCTTCAAGATCGAGCACGGCTTCGACGCTTCCACCGGCACCGTCAAGGGCGAGCGTTTCTGGGGCCGTGAGTCCACCGTGGGTCTGGCCACCCGCTACGGTACCGTGAAGCTGGGCAACCTCGACAACAACGAGGCCTACCACGCCACCGCCGACTACGTGTCCTGGGTCAACCACGACACCGGCACCACCGCCGACGTGCTGTACCGTGGCCCGAACTACTACGGCTCGCTGCAGAACTCCGTGTCGTACAACACCCCCGACCTGAACGGTTTCGTGGGCTGGGTGCAGACCGGCGAAGCCTACGGCGGCGAAAAGAGCAAGCCGCTGGCCCTGGCCGCCTACTATGACCGCGGTGCCCTGCACCTGGGCGCTGGCTACGACAAGCACGGCGACGACAAGGTTTCGACCGTCCGCGCCAACTACGATCTGGGCGCCTTCGGTGTCGGCGGCTACTTCAGCCACGCCACCGGCTCCTACGAGTTCAACACCTGGCGTCTGGTGGGCATGTACACCCTGGGTGCCAACGAGTTCCACCTGAACTACGGCGGCACCAACAAGGTGACGATCGCTGGTCTGGGCGAAGCCAGCAAGGCTTGGCAAGCCACTGCCGGCTACAACTACAACCTGAGCAAGCGCACCAAGGTCTACGCCTTCGTGACGAAGGTGAAGGACGACGACGGCGCCTTCACCGGCACCTTCAACGACTTCGGCGTTGGCGTGCGCCACAACTTCTGA
- the xerD gene encoding site-specific tyrosine recombinase XerD has translation MTSVLSSVEASSPAVQILSPEDAVLIDAFCAALWIEDGLSRNTLAAYRRDLSALALWLAGHDAPAGLRTVRLSDLLAYAADRHASTRSTTANRRLAVFRRFFRWAVRERHVTEDPTLQLQSARQPLRLPKTLTEAQVEALLRAPDVATPLGLRDRCMLELMYASGLRVSELVALSSVEVGLAEGVLRVTGKGRKERLVPFGQEAEGWIRRYLAEARGEILKGRQSAALFVTGRGEGMTRQMFWTLVKRYAGQAGVTVPLSPHTLRHAFATHLLNHGADLRVVQMLLGHADISTTTIYTHVARERLKSLHARHHPRA, from the coding sequence ATGACGTCTGTCTTGTCCTCTGTTGAAGCCTCGTCGCCCGCGGTCCAGATCCTTTCGCCGGAAGATGCGGTGCTGATCGATGCGTTCTGCGCTGCCCTGTGGATCGAGGATGGTCTGTCCCGGAACACGCTGGCCGCCTACCGGCGTGACCTGAGCGCGCTGGCCCTCTGGCTGGCGGGGCACGATGCCCCGGCGGGCCTGCGCACGGTGCGTTTGAGCGACCTGCTGGCTTACGCGGCCGATCGGCACGCCAGCACCCGCAGCACCACGGCCAATCGCCGCCTGGCGGTGTTTCGCCGCTTCTTCCGCTGGGCCGTGCGGGAACGCCATGTGACCGAGGATCCGACCCTGCAGCTGCAATCGGCCCGCCAGCCGCTGCGTTTGCCCAAGACCCTCACCGAGGCCCAGGTGGAGGCGCTGCTTCGCGCGCCGGATGTCGCTACCCCGCTGGGCCTGCGCGACCGCTGCATGTTGGAGCTGATGTATGCCAGTGGTCTGCGGGTGTCGGAACTGGTGGCGCTGTCCTCCGTGGAGGTGGGGCTGGCCGAGGGGGTGCTGCGCGTCACCGGCAAGGGGCGCAAGGAGCGTCTGGTGCCGTTCGGGCAGGAGGCCGAGGGCTGGATTCGCCGCTATCTGGCCGAGGCCCGGGGCGAGATCCTCAAGGGGCGTCAGTCCGCCGCGCTCTTCGTGACCGGGCGCGGTGAGGGCATGACCCGGCAGATGTTCTGGACCCTGGTGAAGCGCTATGCAGGCCAGGCCGGGGTGACCGTGCCGCTGTCACCGCACACCTTGCGGCATGCCTTTGCCACGCACCTGCTCAACCATGGCGCCGATTTGCGAGTGGTGCAGATGCTGCTGGGTCATGCGGATATCTCCACGACCACGATCTACACGCATGTGGCCCGCGAGCGGCTGAAGTCCCTGCACGCGCGCCACCATCCCCGAGCCTGA
- a CDS encoding AEC family transporter, whose translation MSQVFLLLPDFLLIVLGWALCRHTMLDRTVWDGVEKLVYHLLFPVLLFVAILRQPLQPGALMTLAGCGLTVVAVGIALSYALGRWPGVDPRTHASGAQTAFRFNSYVALALAERLGGVQSVAWIALLIALCVPVCNVAAVWPLARHAGHNFLRELARNPLIVGTVAGLLANLLGLRLPGLLEITLSRIGGAALPLGLMAVGAGLRMGALKEAPGLAAALLGIRHLVLPVVAIALVLFIGLPPAQQTVVVAFAALPTASSAYVLAVRMGGHGSYVAGLISVSTVIGMAGLPLALSALDALR comes from the coding sequence ATGAGCCAAGTGTTCCTGCTGCTGCCCGATTTCCTGCTGATTGTGCTTGGCTGGGCCCTGTGCCGCCACACCATGCTGGACCGCACAGTGTGGGACGGGGTCGAGAAGCTGGTGTACCACCTGCTCTTTCCGGTCCTGCTGTTCGTGGCCATCCTGCGCCAACCCCTGCAGCCCGGCGCGCTGATGACGCTGGCCGGCTGTGGCCTGACCGTGGTGGCGGTGGGCATCGCCCTGTCCTATGCCTTGGGGCGCTGGCCCGGCGTGGATCCGCGCACCCATGCCTCCGGTGCGCAGACGGCCTTCCGTTTCAACTCCTACGTGGCCCTGGCCCTGGCCGAGCGCCTGGGCGGTGTGCAGTCGGTGGCCTGGATCGCCTTGCTGATCGCGCTGTGCGTGCCGGTGTGCAATGTGGCGGCCGTGTGGCCCCTGGCCCGCCATGCCGGACACAACTTCCTGCGTGAACTGGCCCGCAACCCGCTGATCGTCGGCACCGTGGCCGGCCTGCTGGCCAACCTGCTGGGCCTGCGGCTGCCGGGCCTGCTGGAGATCACGCTCAGCCGCATCGGGGGCGCCGCCCTGCCCCTGGGCCTGATGGCGGTGGGTGCCGGCTTGCGCATGGGCGCCCTCAAGGAGGCGCCGGGCCTGGCCGCCGCGCTGCTGGGCATCCGACACCTGGTGCTGCCGGTCGTGGCCATCGCCCTGGTGCTGTTCATCGGCCTGCCGCCGGCACAGCAGACCGTGGTGGTGGCCTTTGCCGCCCTGCCCACCGCCTCCAGTGCCTATGTGCTGGCCGTGCGCATGGGCGGGCATGGCAGCTATGTGGCCGGCCTGATCAGCGTCTCCACCGTGATCGGCATGGCTGGCCTGCCCCTGGCCCTGAGCGCACTGGACGCCCTGCGCTGA
- the queG gene encoding tRNA epoxyqueuosine(34) reductase QueG, whose translation MTQGDRAELDLTQALRDWAHALGFSQIGVADVDLSSAEAGLSAWLQAGFHGQMDYMARHGLKRARPAELVPGTVRVITARMDYLPRQTPAGWQAIEWQRLGQPARANVSLYARGRDYHKVLRARLQQLADRLAEAIGPLGHRVFCDSAPVLEVELAQRSGLGWRGKHTLTLSRDAGSTFFLGEIYVDAPLALSAPVEGHCGRCEACIQACPTGAIVAPYRLDARRCISYLTIEHDGPIPEVLRPQMGNRIYGCDDCQLVCPWNKFAEPSRLVDFDARAALADATLAELWGWDEARFLREMEGSPIRRIGFERWRRNLAVAMGNALAARAPGAQALAALLQAARPQASAMVAEHIDWALAQQAGA comes from the coding sequence ATGACTCAAGGCGATCGGGCGGAGCTGGATCTCACGCAGGCATTGCGGGACTGGGCACACGCGCTGGGATTTTCCCAGATCGGCGTGGCCGACGTCGACCTGTCTTCGGCCGAGGCTGGGTTGAGTGCCTGGCTGCAGGCCGGGTTCCATGGCCAGATGGATTACATGGCCCGCCATGGCCTGAAGCGGGCCCGCCCGGCGGAACTGGTGCCGGGGACGGTGCGTGTCATCACCGCGCGCATGGACTACCTGCCACGCCAGACCCCCGCGGGTTGGCAGGCCATCGAATGGCAGCGGCTGGGCCAGCCGGCGCGCGCCAATGTCTCACTCTACGCCCGGGGGCGCGACTATCACAAGGTGCTGCGTGCGCGCCTGCAACAGTTGGCCGACCGGCTGGCGGAGGCCATCGGGCCGCTGGGGCACCGCGTGTTCTGCGATTCGGCCCCCGTGTTGGAGGTGGAACTGGCCCAGCGCAGCGGCCTGGGCTGGCGGGGCAAGCACACGCTGACCTTGTCCCGCGACGCTGGCTCCACCTTCTTCCTGGGCGAGATCTACGTGGATGCGCCGCTGGCCCTGAGTGCGCCGGTGGAGGGCCATTGCGGGCGCTGCGAGGCCTGCATCCAGGCCTGCCCCACGGGGGCCATCGTGGCCCCTTACCGCCTGGATGCGCGGCGCTGCATCTCCTACCTGACCATCGAGCACGACGGCCCGATCCCAGAGGTCCTGCGGCCGCAGATGGGCAACCGCATCTACGGCTGCGACGACTGCCAGCTGGTCTGCCCGTGGAACAAGTTCGCCGAGCCCAGCCGGCTGGTCGATTTCGATGCCCGGGCGGCCTTGGCGGACGCCACCCTGGCCGAGCTGTGGGGCTGGGACGAGGCCCGCTTCCTGCGCGAGATGGAGGGCAGCCCGATCCGGCGCATCGGCTTCGAGCGCTGGCGGCGCAACCTGGCCGTGGCCATGGGCAATGCGCTGGCTGCCCGGGCGCCCGGCGCGCAGGCCCTGGCCGCGCTGCTTCAGGCCGCACGCCCCCAGGCCAGCGCGATGGTGGCCGAGCACATCGATTGGGCCCTGGCGCAGCAGGCCGGCGCCTGA
- the tsaE gene encoding tRNA (adenosine(37)-N6)-threonylcarbamoyltransferase complex ATPase subunit type 1 TsaE translates to MPILETRSLSWPDEAACGQFALALAGHPGIADACIELDGPLGAGKTTLVRHLLRALGVQGRIKSPTYAVVEPYEVVYAGQPLAISHFDFYRFSDPREWLDAGFRDIFARPGLKLCEWAQNAGPERPPADLRLEIQPQPDESRRVLAHAMSQRGKELLA, encoded by the coding sequence TTGCCGATTCTAGAAACCCGCTCCCTGTCCTGGCCCGATGAAGCGGCCTGTGGCCAGTTCGCCCTGGCGCTGGCCGGTCACCCGGGCATCGCCGATGCCTGCATCGAACTGGACGGACCGCTGGGCGCCGGCAAGACGACGCTGGTGCGTCACTTGCTGCGCGCGCTGGGCGTCCAGGGGCGCATCAAGAGCCCGACCTATGCCGTGGTCGAGCCCTATGAGGTGGTGTACGCGGGCCAGCCCCTGGCCATCTCGCATTTCGATTTCTACCGCTTCAGCGACCCGCGCGAATGGCTGGATGCCGGCTTTCGCGACATCTTCGCCCGGCCGGGCCTGAAGCTGTGTGAATGGGCCCAGAACGCCGGGCCCGAACGTCCGCCGGCCGACCTGCGACTGGAGATCCAACCCCAGCCGGACGAGAGCCGACGGGTGCTCGCTCATGCCATGAGCCAGCGCGGAAAGGAGTTGCTCGCATGA